Part of the Flagellimonas eckloniae genome, CCCTGAACCACGCCCTTTCCATTGGTGCTTACGAAAAAATTAAAGATGGAAATGGGGTCTATGAGGTATTCAGATCTGGATACCGTATTTTAAATTGGCTCCGAATCCATACTATGTTTTTGGGTGAAAAGGAGTATTCATACCAAGATCAGTTATACACCATAGCTACTTTGCTACAACACGGGGAACATTTGTACGAGCGCAATGCTAAATTTAATTCCGGAAATCACCAAACAAGAGGCATGTCGGCGCTCGCCATGTTATCCATTTTACTTCGTGATTTCAAAGGAACGGACAAATGGTTTGAAAGAGCCATGAAACGGTTGGAGGAGCATCTTTTGAGAGAAATCAATGACGATGGTTTTCAATTTGAACGCTCTGTGCATTACCATATGAGTGATATCAACAATTATTTTTATGTCTATCAACTAGCTAAAATTAGTGGGATTGAGGTTGGCCTTGTTTGGGAAGAAAAATTACAATCACTGTTCACCACATTGGCTAAAATTGCATATCCCGATAAAACTGCTCCGGTGCTTCAGGACGATACCGAAATACCATGGGGAGAAAAGAATGAAATTGCCGGTGTGATGACATTGGGCTACCTGCTCTTTGAAGACCCTGAACTGGGCTACTTTGCAGATAATCATGTAGATGATAGCATGTATTGGTTTTTACAAAAAAAGCAATTGGATCTGTTGGAAAATATAGACAAAGAAAAACCGGATTATGGTTCTTTATTATTTCCTGACACCCATTATTATATAATGCGGCAAGGGTGGAACAAAAATGATAAGGTCATGACCATAAGCGCAGGACTAGATCCAGATAAACCAGATCATCAACATGGGGATATGTTGGGCATACAAGCTATTGCAAATGGACAGGTGATTTTGCCAAATTATCAAGTGCGCTACTCCTTAAAGGATTTTGAACTTTTTAAGAACTCTATGGTCAAAAATGTGGCCTTAGTGGATAATGAACTCCAAGGAAAACAATGGACCTCCAACAAAGGGGGAAGTGGCTTTGGAAAATTCGCAGAACTACCAAACCCAAAAACAATAACCTGGGAAAGCAATACTGATTTTGACCTTTTTGTTGGCAGCCATGACGGATTTGAAAATGTGGGTGTCTCTTACTCTAGGCAAGTGATTTTCGTTAAAGATGATTTATGGATCATTAAAGATAACTTTGAATCTGACGCATCACATATCTACAAACAAGTATGGCAAGGACATTATACCACAGAACAAGGAGCTAATCTCATCCGCTCCACTTTTAATGATGCAAGCGGATGTGACATTCTTCAGCTAAACCCAGCGGATAAAGTGGAGAGTTCAGGGGCACGAGGCAAGCAGTGGTCTGTAGTATCCAAAGAAAATCAGAAAAATTTCAGCTTTGCCACGGTCATTTATCCCTATAAAGGATATAGCAATCGAATAGATGAAACCAATGAAAATTTAAGCGTCGGTGACTGGAGCATCAATTCCGAAAATTGGGAACTAGAAGGAAAAAATCCAAGCACACTTTCTAAGGCTGACGCCTCATATTGTTTGAATGTTTCAAAAATTACCAAGGACGAATGGCAGATTGAATTCAATGAAATCGGTGATGTCTACATTAACATCACAAGCAATGGTATGACGATATCCAACATTGGGAATAAAGCAATTTCCATTTCATCTGCCAGTTTTGAAATTGAGAAAGAAAAAAGAATCCTTAAACCGGGTGGTCAAGTTGTTATCCAATTTATACGTAACTGATTTTTGGTCATAAGAAGAAAGGAAGATTGCCCAAATCCACATTTCCTCCAGAGATAATGATTCCTATCTTTTTGTTCGTAAAGAATTCCTTTTCCTTTAACAAGGCGGCTAAGGCAACCGCTGAAGAAGGTTCGCAAACAATTTTCATACGCTCCCAAATCAATCGCATGGACTCAACAATTTCTTTTTCCGTTACACGAATTATTCTTTCAACATCTTCCTGAATAATCGGAAAATTTACATCTCCCAACTGGGTTTTAAGTCCATCAGCAATTGTATTCATAGCCCTATTTGATTCGATAACGCCGCTTTGTAAAGACCGGTACGCATCATCTACTTCAAAGGGTTCACCTCCAATTACCTTACAACCATTTCCAAAGTATTTTCCTGCTAAAGCAGTACCTGCTATTAAACCACCCCCACCTACGGGTGTAAAAATACTCTCCAAATCTGGATACTCCTCCAATAGTTCTTTTGCCGCCGTTCCCTGCCCTAAAATAACATCCATATCGTTGGAAGGGTGCAAAAAGGTAGCTCCTTTGCTTTGCTCAATTTCCAACGCTGCAGCTTCTCTGGCTTTAAGCGTTGGTTCGCATATAATTATTTCTCCCCCATAACCTTTTACCGCATCTTTTTTGACTTGTGGTGCATTGGAAGGCATAACAATGTATGCTTTTACTTCCAAACTTTTAGCAGCCAAAGAAAGTGCTTGGGCAAAATTACCTGAAGAATGCGTTACTACACCTTTGGTTCTCTGCTCTTTTGACAATTGCATGATTGCATTGGTCGCCCCTCTCATCTTGAATGCTCCCATTTTTTGAAAATTCTCACATTTAAAAAAAAGGGAGGCCTCAGCAATTTCATTGATCAACTTGGAACTAAGGACCGGGGTATTATGAATGTAGGGCCCAATTCTTTTGTGAGCTTTGATAAGGTCTTTTTTATGCATAATCTGAAGGCCTTCTAGTTTATTTTAAAACAAAGACTATAGTATAAAGATAGGGACTCGCTTTGTTATTATAGCGGCGCTTCCAAATCCCAAACCAATGGAAGTACAAAATATACCACTACAGTTAAAATTAGGATAGATATAATATTCAACCAAAACCCTTTTTTGACCATATCATCCATTTCCAAATAGCCCGAGCCAAAAACAACAGCGTTGGGTGGTGTTGCCACAGGAAGCATAAAGGCGCAAGATGCTGCTAGGGTAGCCCCAATCATTAAATAATAGGGATGTACACCAAGTACTGGGGCCAATGAAACCAATACCGGAAGTAATATAGCGGTAGTTGCAATATTTGAGGTAAGCTCGGTCAAGAAATTTACAATAGCTATCAAAATAAGTAACAGCAATACAAATGGCAATGTTTCCAGTGCTGTTAATTTTCCTCCAATCCACTCGGCCAATCCACTGGATTCAAATCCGAGGGCCAAAGCCAAACCGCCACCAAATAAGAGTAAAATTCCCCAAGGTAATTTCACGGCATCTTTCCATAGAATCAGTTTTTTATTTTTCTCACCTGAAGGAAGTAAAAAAAGTATAATTACGGAACACATGGCAATGATGGTATCGTCAATGGCTGGGATGAACTTTTTGAGCAAAAAGGACCTTGATATCCATGCAAAGGCGGTAAGCGCGAACACCGCTGACACCATTTTTTCCTCAAAAGTCATTTTACCCAATGCTTTCAGCCTTTTGGAAATCTCTTCTCTCCCACCCGGAAATTCCTTTTGTTTAAATTTAAAAGCAAAGCGTGTTAAATAGCACCAACACAAAAACAATAACAGGGCAGCAATTGGAAAGCCCAAACCAAACCATTCGGAAAAGGTTATTTCTTTTCCAAAAGTTGTTTCCACCACCCCAGCCAAAACTAGGTTGGTCGGTGTTCCTATTAATGTTGCTATACCCCCGATAGATGCACTATAGGCTATGGACAACATTAAAGCTTTTCCAAAAATTTTATTTTCATTTTCAACGGTTGCAGGATTATCGTTCAGTTGGGAGACAATCGCCATAGCTATTGGTAAAATTATTACGGTAGCCGCCGTATTGGAAATCCACATGGACAAAAAGGCCGTGGCTAGCATAAAACCAAGAATGATATTGATAACATTTGTACCGATAACATTGATGATTGATAATGCAATCCTTTTGTGAAGGTTCCATTTTTCAATGGCGATGGCCAAAACGAATCCACCCATGTACAGGAAAATGTATTTATGACCGTACGAAGTCGCCGTTGTGGTGAGGTCCAATCCACCAGTCAATGGAAAAAGTATTAGCGGCAGTAAAGCGGTCACATAAATAGAAACAGCTTCGGTAACCCACCAAATTGCCACCCATGCAACAGTTGCCAACACAGCATTTGAAGAAGTATTTAGCCCTTCGGGATGAAAAAAAAACAGAATATAAAAAAAAGAAAGAGGTCCAAGAATTCGACCTATAAACTGTTTTGAAATTTGCATAGTTAATTTTTTAAAATGAAATCCACCCCCGCTTTCGAATGAATTTCCGTCGTATTAAAAATAGGTACATCTAGGTCTTCTGGAAAAATCATTAGAGGAAATTCCGTGCATCCCAAAACTACACCCTCTGCTCCTTGGTCGATTGAGCTTTTGATAATGTTCAGCACATATTCCTTTGATTGTTCAACTATTTTACCGTAGGTAAGCTCCTCATGGATAATTCTGTGCAATTCACCAATAACCTCTTGCTCTTTGGGAACTATAATTTCAATGCCATTTTCTTCAATGCGTTTAGTGATAAAAGTTTCTTCCATACTATACTTGGTTCCAATAAAAAATACCTTCTTCAGTCCCTTTTCACGAATCTCATTTGCCGTGGCATCTGCTATATGGATTACAGGGACATCGAGGTTTTGTTGAACGGCATCAAACACCTTGTGCGGGGTATTGGCACAAAAAAGTACTGCATTTGCGCCTGCTTTATTCAGGTTTAGACCTGCATTCACCAGCATATGTGCAATGGAATCCCATTTATTTTCTTTTTGGAACCGATGGACTTCGGCCTGATTAAGTGTGTAAACCAACAAAGGAGGGTTTGTATTATTTCCAAAATGATTATTTACAGATTGGTTTATCATACTGTAATAATCTATTGTTGAATGCCATGAAGTTCCACCAATCAACCCCAATACGTTCATTTTTTCATTATCCGTCTCTAAACCTATCTTTTTTTCAGTTGTGTTGGTTATTGACTGTTTACATGATACATAGCCTAAAATCAAAAGGCAAAAAAAGTATTTTTTCATAAACCGATATTCTAAAAATGGCGTTATAATTCTTTAACGATGGTTACCTAATTAAAACTGAAATAGTCAAGACATCAATTGCCTTTCCCAAGCAGTTCAATCCATTCATTAGCATACCCTATATTTCTAACCCCATTTGAATGTGCTCTTTTTCCAATAGGCACCTCCAAATCTAAAGCATAAATATTTTTATCTGGAATATTCATTGCTTTATACGTTTTGAGTATTGTTGCCGCCATTGGTTCTTTTACGTGGTAGGTGCCATACCAACGATCCATGGGTGTCACGCTACTTTTTGAATACCAGTCTGCTATTTTATTTTTTGCCGAATAATCCCATCCGCCAGAAAAATCAATGACTCTGGCAACAAGGTGGGTCTTTGCAATAAATGCTGACATTCCACCACCTTGGGACTGGCCTGCAAGTGCAATTTCTTGCCACCCTGGCTTACCATTTTCCAAATAACGGCTCCAATTTCCTTCTTTATCATTCTTAGAAAGGTATATTAAAAGCTTGGTAAGACGATTTACAATAGCATCATACGGTTTATCATCGATAAGTGAAAAAATTGTATCCCCATATACCCTCCTATTTCTAAATTCTTCGGCACAATTGGAATTTTGCACTAAATTACCCTCCTTGCATATTCGTGCTATTGCCGGAGTGTTTATGTACGAAAGATTGATTACCGAATATCCTTGTTGAATAGCCGTGTAAAACAATTGCTTTGGCCCTTTTAAAGCAATACCATTCGTTCCTGGTAAAAAAAGCAGTAGTTTTCCTTGTTTAATAGTTGGATTATAGGCTATAAAATGGGGCGTGTCCGCATTTTTAATCCTTGAATCCGTTTTTGAAGGTTTAACGTTCAAAACAATATTCGGACTGGGAAATAACGTATCCTCTTGAGCAATAGAACTGATGGGCAAAAGCCACATAAAAATCAATAAAAGAAAATAGTACTTCATTGCCCTTGTTCAATAGGTTAAGTTAACTTTATCAAGCTTCTACCTCTACAACACATTCCACTTCAACCGCCTGCGCTCTTGGCAATGTGGCCACACCAATAGCAGCCCTAGCATGGATTCCTTTTTCACCAAAAACCTCAACCATTAAGTCTGAAAAGCCATTGATGACCTTGGGTTGTTCTATAAAATCAGGAGTCGAATTAACAAAAGCCAGTACTTTAACTATGCGTTTTACCTTTTTTAAATCGCCGAGCATTTCTTTAAGCACAGCTATCTGGTTAATGGCGGTCAATCGAGCTCCTTCATACCCTTTTTCTATGGAAATATCATCTCCCAATTTTCCAGTAATCTCTACCCCATTTGCGTATCTTGGTCCTTTTCCGGCCAAGAATATAAGGTTTCCCGTTCGTACTCCATTAACATAGTTGGCCACGGGATTAGGTGCTGCGGGAAGCTCAATATTCAATGTTTTTAATCGGGCTTCTGGGTCATAATTTTTATCGCTCATTTTTAAGGTCGATTTGGTTTAAAGTCTGCAGCTTTCCATAATGGCTCACTTTCATAATAATTTCCATTTGTAATCACCGCTGATACTGTTCTTAAATTAGTAATATCTTCAAGAGGGTTTTTCTCTAAAATTGCAATGTCAGCTTCTTTTCCTATTTCCAAAGTTCCTGTTTCCGAATCCATTCCCATTGCCTTTGCAGGAATAATTGTAGCTGTTTTAATAGCTTCCAGAGGAGTAAGCCCACCCAACTTTTGATAGGTTTCTATCTCTAGATACAATCCAAACACAGGAACAATATTATCCGTTCCAGCCACTATTGGTATTCCAGCTTTATAGAACTGACCTAATATTTCCATGCCTTTAGTATAATCAGCCTTAGCACTTTCTGCCCTTTCAGGAGAAACTCCGCTTCTAAATCGTTTTCCCTCAAATAACTCATAAGCAATTCTTCCTATATCAGGTTCTACGACTTCCCCAGGTGTACCCTTTGGAAGGTACCTTACAACTTCCAAAGCAACAGTTGGGTCCAATACTGTTTTATGTTTTAGAAGAAATTTGATGGCTTTATCTATCCGTTCTTGACTTACATCATGGTTCCCCAAATACAGTCTACTCTGAGCTATTTTATCTACATCCGGAAAAAGTATGGACAAAATTAAAGAACGATGACTTAACATATCCATACCACCTTCAATAGCTATCTTTGCATTTCCTATGGCTCTGGGAACATGTCCTGTCACAGTCATTCCCCTCTTGTGGGCTTCATCAGAAAGTACAGGGACTATTTCTGATTCAACGGAAGAATATATTTTAATTTGTTTGTATCCATTTTTATGGTACAGTTCTACTACCTTTTTTGCCTCTTCAACAGATCTAGCCCTAATAACACCATTTCCTCTTATACCAGGCCCGTCTGTCATACCTGCCAGGAGAATATCGGGACCCATTGCTCCATCTTTTGTAATGGCATCCCTAAAGGCTGTTGCAAATTCTAACTCGTTGCCATTGTCTCTAATTGTTGTAACCCCACCTGCTAAATAAGCTGGAGCCCATTGCACTTGATTGGAATGCGCATGCATATCCCACAAACCTGGCATCAATGTTTTGCCTTTTACATCGATTATCTTAGCTCCTTCGGGTATTTTTATGACTCCTTTTTTTCCTATTTCTTTTATCCTGCCATCCTCAATAATAAGAATCATATCTTTTTTGATATGCTCACTTAAGCCATCAAGTATATCACCCCCAACCAAAGCTATTACCGGATAATCAGGGCCCTTTAGTGCTTCGGTATAATCGGACAGCTGATCTATTTGTTCCGTAACATTTCCGGCAATAAAAGTGGGCAAGGCTTCCTCATACCCCTTTCTGATCATTTCACGAATCTGTGTATTGGCCTTTACCAGGGCAATGAGGTTCTTTGATTCATCTAACCAAACGGTTCTTCCTCCCCAGTTAATCCCTTCGGTAACATAGCGGTCTAAAACAATTTCCCCACCTTTTATGTTTATAGTATCCTTGCCTGTATGTGTAATGGATACCTCGCCTCTTGGAAGTGTAGGTATGTTTTTCTCGCCATGCTCAAAATAATAGTGATAAAGCATGATTTCTATACCCGCAGGAATATTGCTATGCAATGGAAAATAATCTGTTGTAATTTCCTTGGTTACAACATCGAAGTCTTTCTCCCAAACCGAAATCTTATCAGCAGAACGTTCCACTTTCAAAATATTGGTAGTGTCATCATTCGCTATTCGTTGATTATTGTAATAAAAAGGAATCAAGTCCTTGGACAAACGTAATTCGGATACCACACCAGTAATTCGACCTCTTTCGTTTTCTCCTTGTAGGGATTTTACAATGATGGAATCTTTAGTGGATGTAATACTATAGGTCTCCTCTCCAATGCTTGATTGTCGTCTGAAAACCAAAAATGCTCCTTCTTCATTGATATCATCCCATCGCGAAGGCTCTGAAATACAGGAGCTAAAAAGTGACAATGCTACAATTCCAAAAATGACAAATCGAGAATATATACTATTCATTTTCATGTTTTTCATTTGATTTTTCAAGGAAACTTAGGTGTATACCGGTTAAAATAAAAGAGATTTAGTTCATCTGAATTGCTTTCCATAATGTCAGGCTTTTTGTCCCCGTTTAAATCATGAATCGTTATGTCATAAGTATTGAATTCTTTATTGCTTAATGTATTTTTTTCCCATTTACCACCATTGTCAGTATTTATAAAAAACGTGTTGGGAGCGGCGAAATTCCCTATTACAATATCTGTATTGCCATCCATGTTCAAATCACCTACACTTATGGAATATGATTTATCGGAACTGGAATCGAACGTTACTTTCCTTTCGTAGGTTTGGTCCT contains:
- a CDS encoding aspartate/glutamate racemase family protein, with the protein product MKKYFFCLLILGYVSCKQSITNTTEKKIGLETDNEKMNVLGLIGGTSWHSTIDYYSMINQSVNNHFGNNTNPPLLVYTLNQAEVHRFQKENKWDSIAHMLVNAGLNLNKAGANAVLFCANTPHKVFDAVQQNLDVPVIHIADATANEIREKGLKKVFFIGTKYSMEETFITKRIEENGIEIIVPKEQEVIGELHRIIHEELTYGKIVEQSKEYVLNIIKSSIDQGAEGVVLGCTEFPLMIFPEDLDVPIFNTTEIHSKAGVDFILKN
- a CDS encoding BPSS1187 family protein is translated as MKYYFLLLIFMWLLPISSIAQEDTLFPSPNIVLNVKPSKTDSRIKNADTPHFIAYNPTIKQGKLLLFLPGTNGIALKGPKQLFYTAIQQGYSVINLSYINTPAIARICKEGNLVQNSNCAEEFRNRRVYGDTIFSLIDDKPYDAIVNRLTKLLIYLSKNDKEGNWSRYLENGKPGWQEIALAGQSQGGGMSAFIAKTHLVARVIDFSGGWDYSAKNKIADWYSKSSVTPMDRWYGTYHVKEPMAATILKTYKAMNIPDKNIYALDLEVPIGKRAHSNGVRNIGYANEWIELLGKGN
- a CDS encoding amidohydrolase family protein, whose protein sequence is MNSIYSRFVIFGIVALSLFSSCISEPSRWDDINEEGAFLVFRRQSSIGEETYSITSTKDSIIVKSLQGENERGRITGVVSELRLSKDLIPFYYNNQRIANDDTTNILKVERSADKISVWEKDFDVVTKEITTDYFPLHSNIPAGIEIMLYHYYFEHGEKNIPTLPRGEVSITHTGKDTINIKGGEIVLDRYVTEGINWGGRTVWLDESKNLIALVKANTQIREMIRKGYEEALPTFIAGNVTEQIDQLSDYTEALKGPDYPVIALVGGDILDGLSEHIKKDMILIIEDGRIKEIGKKGVIKIPEGAKIIDVKGKTLMPGLWDMHAHSNQVQWAPAYLAGGVTTIRDNGNELEFATAFRDAITKDGAMGPDILLAGMTDGPGIRGNGVIRARSVEEAKKVVELYHKNGYKQIKIYSSVESEIVPVLSDEAHKRGMTVTGHVPRAIGNAKIAIEGGMDMLSHRSLILSILFPDVDKIAQSRLYLGNHDVSQERIDKAIKFLLKHKTVLDPTVALEVVRYLPKGTPGEVVEPDIGRIAYELFEGKRFRSGVSPERAESAKADYTKGMEILGQFYKAGIPIVAGTDNIVPVFGLYLEIETYQKLGGLTPLEAIKTATIIPAKAMGMDSETGTLEIGKEADIAILEKNPLEDITNLRTVSAVITNGNYYESEPLWKAADFKPNRP
- a CDS encoding RidA family protein, with the protein product MSDKNYDPEARLKTLNIELPAAPNPVANYVNGVRTGNLIFLAGKGPRYANGVEITGKLGDDISIEKGYEGARLTAINQIAVLKEMLGDLKKVKRIVKVLAFVNSTPDFIEQPKVINGFSDLMVEVFGEKGIHARAAIGVATLPRAQAVEVECVVEVEA
- a CDS encoding SLC13 family permease encodes the protein MQISKQFIGRILGPLSFFYILFFFHPEGLNTSSNAVLATVAWVAIWWVTEAVSIYVTALLPLILFPLTGGLDLTTTATSYGHKYIFLYMGGFVLAIAIEKWNLHKRIALSIINVIGTNVINIILGFMLATAFLSMWISNTAATVIILPIAMAIVSQLNDNPATVENENKIFGKALMLSIAYSASIGGIATLIGTPTNLVLAGVVETTFGKEITFSEWFGLGFPIAALLLFLCWCYLTRFAFKFKQKEFPGGREEISKRLKALGKMTFEEKMVSAVFALTAFAWISRSFLLKKFIPAIDDTIIAMCSVIILFLLPSGEKNKKLILWKDAVKLPWGILLLFGGGLALALGFESSGLAEWIGGKLTALETLPFVLLLLILIAIVNFLTELTSNIATTAILLPVLVSLAPVLGVHPYYLMIGATLAASCAFMLPVATPPNAVVFGSGYLEMDDMVKKGFWLNIISILILTVVVYFVLPLVWDLEAPL
- a CDS encoding pyridoxal-phosphate dependent enzyme; this translates as MHKKDLIKAHKRIGPYIHNTPVLSSKLINEIAEASLFFKCENFQKMGAFKMRGATNAIMQLSKEQRTKGVVTHSSGNFAQALSLAAKSLEVKAYIVMPSNAPQVKKDAVKGYGGEIIICEPTLKAREAAALEIEQSKGATFLHPSNDMDVILGQGTAAKELLEEYPDLESIFTPVGGGGLIAGTALAGKYFGNGCKVIGGEPFEVDDAYRSLQSGVIESNRAMNTIADGLKTQLGDVNFPIIQEDVERIIRVTEKEIVESMRLIWERMKIVCEPSSAVALAALLKEKEFFTNKKIGIIISGGNVDLGNLPFFL
- a CDS encoding heparinase II/III family protein, translated to MLSKNKIKRPYSLRSMLVYLLLGAMAQTNVLAQDFPSDKVVSIEKLSHYLKDDVKSQLVKQGEFTTEKLALYLRAKFSERFFYDWQTVDDRFVLYNGIYKNQNSHKNRALHHMGKYQDSTQWALPFNYLNGEAVNAYALRHLARQHKMVDIAFLYFNDGKDPKYISYFEKQMRSLNHALSIGAYEKIKDGNGVYEVFRSGYRILNWLRIHTMFLGEKEYSYQDQLYTIATLLQHGEHLYERNAKFNSGNHQTRGMSALAMLSILLRDFKGTDKWFERAMKRLEEHLLREINDDGFQFERSVHYHMSDINNYFYVYQLAKISGIEVGLVWEEKLQSLFTTLAKIAYPDKTAPVLQDDTEIPWGEKNEIAGVMTLGYLLFEDPELGYFADNHVDDSMYWFLQKKQLDLLENIDKEKPDYGSLLFPDTHYYIMRQGWNKNDKVMTISAGLDPDKPDHQHGDMLGIQAIANGQVILPNYQVRYSLKDFELFKNSMVKNVALVDNELQGKQWTSNKGGSGFGKFAELPNPKTITWESNTDFDLFVGSHDGFENVGVSYSRQVIFVKDDLWIIKDNFESDASHIYKQVWQGHYTTEQGANLIRSTFNDASGCDILQLNPADKVESSGARGKQWSVVSKENQKNFSFATVIYPYKGYSNRIDETNENLSVGDWSINSENWELEGKNPSTLSKADASYCLNVSKITKDEWQIEFNEIGDVYINITSNGMTISNIGNKAISISSASFEIEKEKRILKPGGQVVIQFIRN